A genomic region of Desulfosarcina ovata subsp. ovata contains the following coding sequences:
- a CDS encoding HDOD domain-containing protein, whose amino-acid sequence MGSSLVEKLSIINRLGFFNSFTADEKRQVASEDSHFQVYDPGTVVIRKGSSDQSLLIILSGSVAVAEGTGDAVLAILKAGEVLGEMAFLTETRRTAQVIAREPVIALKLDRLMFEKFPAPIREKFKDQIIMKLVTRLDMANRELTRYRGTGNGGSPAETPGPFRVPAAGAAESELATGRDLIRKIVSNTTSLPAMPAVMLKVQQMLRSPATSPAQLAKVIETDAAMVTDILKLANSAFFGFRGKVSTVQHASSLLGTRRLAELITAISAGSVLGSAMRGYNLKSGDMWRHSIAVAVTASEIAGAMSSEAVETAYMAGLLHDVGKIILDPYVRERKVLFDHYLETHPGKCIQDAERDLLGFDHAVIASILCDNWSLPRAISFAIRHHHQPASAGDHQLAHIIHYADILVIQAGLAGSGGYAPPELDPRSRSMVSLDPDTLQHSVEKALQYMDGLKGRLFAP is encoded by the coding sequence ATGGGGAGCTCACTTGTAGAGAAACTGTCGATCATTAACCGACTCGGTTTTTTTAACTCCTTTACCGCGGACGAAAAACGACAAGTTGCCTCCGAGGATTCACACTTCCAGGTTTACGATCCCGGAACCGTGGTGATTCGTAAAGGAAGCAGTGACCAGAGCCTTCTGATTATTCTCAGCGGCAGCGTTGCAGTTGCTGAGGGAACCGGGGACGCCGTCCTTGCCATCCTGAAAGCCGGTGAGGTTCTGGGCGAGATGGCCTTTTTAACCGAAACCCGACGTACGGCCCAGGTCATTGCCAGGGAACCGGTGATCGCGCTAAAGCTGGATCGACTGATGTTTGAGAAATTTCCCGCGCCGATTCGGGAAAAATTCAAAGATCAGATTATCATGAAACTGGTCACCCGATTGGATATGGCCAACCGGGAATTGACCCGCTACCGAGGCACCGGCAACGGTGGGTCGCCTGCGGAAACACCGGGACCGTTCAGAGTGCCCGCCGCAGGGGCAGCCGAATCAGAGCTTGCGACCGGTCGGGATCTGATCCGCAAGATCGTCTCCAATACGACCTCGCTGCCGGCCATGCCGGCGGTGATGCTTAAGGTGCAGCAGATGCTCCGGTCGCCGGCAACCAGCCCTGCTCAGCTGGCCAAGGTGATCGAGACCGACGCGGCCATGGTAACCGACATCCTCAAGCTGGCCAATTCTGCATTCTTCGGCTTTCGCGGAAAAGTTTCGACCGTCCAGCATGCATCCTCCCTGCTTGGCACCCGGCGACTGGCCGAATTGATTACCGCCATCAGTGCCGGAAGCGTTCTGGGCAGTGCCATGAGAGGGTATAATCTCAAATCCGGTGACATGTGGCGGCACTCTATTGCCGTGGCGGTAACGGCCAGTGAGATCGCTGGCGCCATGTCCTCCGAGGCCGTCGAAACTGCATATATGGCCGGCCTGCTGCATGATGTGGGCAAAATCATTCTGGATCCATATGTCCGCGAGCGTAAGGTTCTGTTCGATCATTATCTTGAGACGCACCCCGGAAAGTGCATTCAGGACGCCGAACGTGACCTGCTCGGGTTTGACCACGCGGTCATCGCCTCGATTCTTTGTGACAACTGGTCCCTTCCCCGGGCCATCTCTTTTGCCATTCGACACCACCATCAGCCTGCATCCGCAGGCGACCACCAGCTGGCCCACATTATCCATTACGCGGACATCCTGGTCATCCAGGCCGGACTTGCCGGGAGTGGCGGGTATGCGCCGCCGGAGCTGGATCCGCGCAGCCGGTCCATGGTTTCCCTGGACCCGGATACCCTGCAACACTCAGTGGAAAAAGCGCTTCAGTACATGGACGGCCTGAAAGGGCGCCTGTTCGCCCCCTAA
- a CDS encoding DUF1992 domain-containing protein, protein MFPGFEKIIESRIKKAQDEGAFEDLPGSGQPLQLENDPHIPEDLRLAHKVLKNADCLPPEVQLRKEIRTTEELLSGMTDTVKKHRTIKKLNYLIMKLNATRGASAEFDIPQRYYVDVVERIESDNA, encoded by the coding sequence ATGTTTCCCGGTTTTGAAAAAATCATCGAATCTAGAATTAAAAAGGCACAAGACGAAGGCGCGTTCGAGGATCTGCCCGGCAGCGGCCAGCCGTTGCAACTGGAAAATGACCCGCATATTCCTGAAGACTTGCGCCTGGCCCATAAGGTCCTCAAAAATGCCGATTGTCTGCCTCCGGAGGTTCAGTTGCGCAAGGAGATCCGGACAACCGAAGAGCTTCTGTCCGGTATGACCGACACGGTGAAAAAACACCGTACCATCAAAAAACTCAATTACCTGATCATGAAACTCAATGCCACGCGAGGCGCCAGCGCGGAGTTTGATATTCCGCAACGCTACTATGTGGACGTCGTCGAACGCATCGAGAGTGACAACGCTTAA